ctgttgtatcctgGGGGAGACAAGTCAAAGAAAGTCTGCACCAGTTACAAAGATTAGCCAACTAAGGGCTtaaatctccttaaagagagggAGTGCCGCGCCTCAGTCCAAATGGTGTTGTGTTCAtctcttcaaattaataatattcagcatattattcagtttctctttgtgttgtttccattattattgtgtttgcaccaacaattACTTTTACTTCTAAAtttaacacacacaaaaacaaacacacacacatattgaaTAATCATTATGGAGCAAACatcaaaaattgaaattctattgcaattttttttttttaaaatcctatGATTATACTATCCCAATTACATCTTTATATAAGACCTTCTAGGAATGACAAGTTGTGGGAGTTACCAAATACCAAAGCAAGGCATTTTTTTCGGATCAACAACCTAATGTGTTACCTTCCAACTACtaataaaaactaatatgtCTTAGAGAACAATATTATACAACGGATGTCATAGATcgtatttaaaataataaaataatcatatGATTGTACTATCCCAATTGCATCTTTATAAGACCTTTTTAGGAATGAAGAAGTtgtggaagtttttttttttttggtaaacaataATAGGAAAATAACATTACACAATCAGTCTATTACAAAATAACTCAACTTTGTCAAAAGTTAGCGCATTTACCAAATACTAAAGTCATTTCTTTACACATCAACAACCTAACGTGTTGCCTTCCaactattaataaaagttaaaatttttaagagatTTTACGCACAACTTTTCCTTAATAATTCCTATAGGGGCCTAAATGTGTGATTTGATCCTTGTCCATACCAATTACATCTACATAAAAGCTCTAAAACCTTAATAAATCCTATAACCCCCCAGAAAATCCCTTGTTTAGTATATATTCTCATGTCTTTGTAAGGGCATAGGTGAACtagttctttttaatttttcatttatcaattaaattacGACAATCATGTCCTGCTCATGAAAGAATAAGAAGGTATATCgtacataaaaaatataggTGTTCCTTTCTTACAATATGTGAATTCTACACGGTTATGAGATTCACACTATATACGTACAATGATAACAATGTAAATAGAGCTTGATCTTAACTTTTATGCAATTTCATCATCATTATATAAAACAAATAGCATGCAACATTGGGCAACATGGGGCGGTTGAAAGTGACTGAACCAGCAGGCACTTGGATGCAACACGTACGCACGCACAGTAAAATCCACAAACCACTAGCTAGCCACCCACTTCTGAAGAAACCATGAGCTGCCACTTAAGAGAGAGACCCATCAAATACAAAACCCCATGAAACACGAACCTGAGCCCTTATTTTGGAGACGTGGTCCAATCTTAGTAACTTTGGCACAGAAAGCACATGAAAggcaacccatatatatatattttcctcttctgtgctaaacaaaaataattttattagaataaagaaaaatcaaatttcaaagtcAGATTTGCtcggggaaaaaaataattcacggacaggaaaaaagaagaagaagtaaaatagATGTTATTGAAACCACAAGTGGCTGAAGTGGGTGACACAGTTAAGTGTTGAATAAAATCTGAGAAAATGCCTTCAATTATAAACCAAAAGGTAAAGGgtaactttaaaaattaacatttgTATATTGGTTATTTCGTTTTtcgaaggaaaaaaataatcacataCTTTAGGTACAATCTCACTCTATTAAGAGAATTTAAACATACCCTCTAGCTAGTATCAAAGATTCTTGAGAATTgatattcaatatttttttttttttttgagaaattgatATTCAACAATTTGAATAGGGAATATAAGATGTCGACCATTGGTTTAACagtatttttaagaaaaaaagaaataatgatttttagATGAAATCTTTATGTTTCATTTATTCTTAGGAATTCTAAAAGGCTACATTCTGCTGTAAGCggtttaaaataataataataatatattctcACCCCTTAAAAGaggaatattttattattttctcctTATGATAGTAAAAGGATAGGTGTGATAATGAATGATTAATTAAGATTggttctctcacaaaaaaaaaaaaaaaaattaagattggttctaaaaaataattatttataagcaATTATGTACTAAAATCCCATTGATTTAATTTAAGGACAAATTGTGTGAAAATGCATAATAAATCCAATAAATAATaggtattttaaatatatatatatatataaataattgattAAGATTTAAAAATCCTAACTATCCATTGGTTAATCCGATCAATAATCATCACTTACACCATTGGCATTAACTACCCTAAAATAGGGTAAGGGAGCACCTTAGGGAAGAaaccccacccaaaaaaaaaaaaaaaaacttcacaaCAAGTCAACAACCTCCATACACATTACACATTTTAGGATAgacaaagtttgactacaacccccactaaaaaaattaacatgattatATATTATGAAATTCTAACTATTAGATCTCGTATACTTTATGTATTTaacatacatatcaaatttcgtgtcacttattttttatgcataattttagactattaAAGGTTTAAACATTTTagtgatgacataactattaatttttaattttttgaaaaattttagaagcatggaggatataagaaattgtaatccaatggtggatttgttaaattTCACaactaatataaatatatttagtaGAGTTGTAACTATTTCCTACAAATTAGTCTATAACCAAACTTTATCCTTTTAGGATTTTTCTACAATTGCTCCCTTAAAACAGAATCGTTTAACAAATTTAACCATTGTGGTGCCACATAACTCTTATTTTAAGGGATTAATGAAGAGCAACTTGGTATTTGATGTGGTGCCACATCTACAAAGGTCAAGTGAATTGCATGCGACATGTTTTTCCTGCTTAGTTAACAGCCCAATTGCCAATAGAATGCAAAGTGAAATACATGTTATAATTTTGCGTGGTAGTCGTATATCTTGAAAGTTCAAGGTGATAAGTCTAAATAGGGGTATAGTTTAGGGCGATAAAGCATTATATGttcttttgtgattttttggagaaataattacaacatgctaaACATGCTGCTAACCTCGCAGCTCAGACCCTTTTCCCCCTAAATCCCCATGCACTTTGTACATGGGGAGGTGTCAATTCAACAACAAGCCCTTTGGCATGTTCTTTTgtgattttaaaattgttaggacatgtggttcacatgttaaaaacatatgtcatgattttatgtaattgactaatcctttgacaaaacgcactttacttgtaattgggtagttCTAGGATGTgttcaaatacttcaagaaataaggtttcaagatcaagtgttgaagtcatcaagcctgtccaagaaacaagctaagaagtgcaaattcattaagtCTTGATagctggctcgacagctgcatctatcaaggtttaaggAAGCTGTCCAACCCAtggctcgacacctgctcgacagcttatttgtcgagatttaagaaattTAGAATTCTTATCTGATTTCTTggaatccgtgattatgtgtttaggtcttcttttctcctaaccctaaacatataaaaggattattttaagaaccGTTAAgtagttcacaagttgcacaaacattgagcaaactttgttcaagcaaattgtgaccggagacgaaatTCTTACccttagttcatctctttctcttgaagaagttgctgtgtatgtgcaccgtagggttttgtaaccaagcatcttcttaatcttcatcgtgtggatgaactgaagaactttgtagccaacaaccttcttagttggtgattgaaattgcgtactgggatccgcgcaattggttagtcacgtacttgggagccgtgcatcaaaagggggaaactgtcactacagaataagtccaattgggtattggggtaaaggttcaacagTAGGTTGGTATGGTActtggaattcctttacttgtaatcgcttgttgtgataatagtggagtttcgggagtggtgatctAAAAATCACCtaatggggtttttgccattaggttttccccattcgtaaacaaatcaccatgttatttattttctgctgtataattagtttattggtgatttgtttgtgctaccacgcatttacatgaacaattaatttaattaattcacttggctaaattaattgattaatttatcacaaggggttaattCGTTTTTGAcctataaaaaatgaaatggaTTTTGCCATTTGTTTgatcataaaattaaatgacTATTAAATCCTAGTAGACCAACTTTTAGATCGAGTGAGATGGGTTAACACCTTCTCATCTGATAACTTAGCCTCTTATCTTAGAACTTGGTTTCTACTTTAGTatctttttgtgaaattttgtttttagaatgTACCTAGAAGACAAAGTATTGTAAATTGTTTCTTTTGCAGTTTGTAACTAGGAgaaaaattcatataattttcattatcctttattttcataaaaggcaaagtaattttgaattttatttgaataaagatttattatgaaattgttgCTTTCTTGATTTTATCCTTAAATAACTAAGTGGCAACTCCAAATTGTAAAACCCTCTCCATATAGGGGCAAAAACATCATCATCTTGAGTATCCATTTTGAGATTCATATCCTAGCAAGCAATCGCATTCTCGAATCATGGTTCACACAACCATCAATTGGGTTCTCTTTCAATTGTCACTATTGATATCCTAGAGCAACATCAGTTGATAAATATGGCATTAGATGTCCAAAATTTATGGTCTTCACAAATTATTTGTCCAagtttaaaatcaaatttaggaTCAATATCATAACTTTGAAAAAGTTCACCTATTCAATATCAAGACTTataaatctcttcttcttttcttttttcttttttttttttttaaatcccatCTACttatctcattctttatttaggaaaagaaaatcacTCATACACTATTTTGGAAAAATGTATTgaagttgttaaaaaatatttttctttgtgtcaTAATTAGAATTATGTcctttatacatatatataattagtatatttttttttttttgagagagagacataTATAATTAGTATGCTGGTTGAATTCAACCCATTATCATGATCCGATTGGAAAACATCCAAAATGTACACAGGTGGActtggaaataaataaataaataatcagtAAGTTGGTTTTTCCCTTTTCTGGCATCAGCATTCAGCATGCCTATTTGTCTCTCTGTAGCAATTATGTTTCACtctaattgtaaattttttttttttttttttttttggaagacaCTCTAATTGTAAATTAGATATTCAATTTAGAGAATATCTTTTTGTAAAGTAGTCAAACGTCAAAGTATCATTCTTCAAACCCGAAATGACACTTTTGCATGCCTTTTCGAACACAAGTTAGGTTATTCTAATACCACCAAATACCTATAATCATGCATACTATCAGACAAAgattatttactaataaaatgtTTTGATGATTAAATTGAATAATCAACATATCGTATATATGTATGGAAAATTTGACTAGAGGTAATCCATTATCACATTTAtactaaataattattaaaaaaaacttttaaaaaaaaaaaaaaaggtaataagCCCTAATAATATTATGTCGAgtgttcaaaatataaattcactCTAATTTTGTGCAAAGTATCCTTTAATTTGAAACTACTTCTAGACCATTTTAAAAGTATTTATCTCAAACATTCCAATCATTTGAAATTAATCATAATTCTCTTAAATTTTCAAGATATTAACAAcattgtaaggaccagatttgagtcTCTAGTCCAAAAGAtggatggacttaggcccaaaaagtccaaaacaatgaatttatagagagtgggttggaaaactgggctaaAATGAATTGGACAACAAATAAAGTTGATTCAGATGACAAGAATAGGGAGCTAGattgatttaaatttaaagaaaatcgtTCTCGGCACAATTCGAGAAGATCAGTTTTTATGTGTTTCTCACAAGTTTGATTATAAATTTGATTCCtgattgttacagtgtttttctcttgatttctcGATCTTTTTGTCTCattgcttccttctccttttatactctcTTCTCCTTTCATTTTTACCATCCACGTGCTGACCAGATGGTTGGTGTTTGATACTTATCACATCAGTATTTTTCTAAAGTCTTTACGTAATAGCTGTAAGACTGAAAACCACTGTTTAGATATCACCTCCACGTTAATGTGGCCaaagagttagctgcagagcatttaatgcagtgGTGACAGCTTTCTCCTTAAATATTTTAGGACCCCTCTTTGTCCTTTGTTTCTGCAGCACCTGCCGATACCAACAAAACTTCCTGAAACATTCCCCTAGATGGCAGACCACCTCTACGAATCTCGGCTTTGGTCAGCCAAGGAGGTATTCATCCTCGGCCCAACCTCTTGGGTCATTATGATCAAAACTAACATTTTCAATTACTAACATGGGCTCCTTTGGCAATGTTTACTTCTCTTCGGACAACCCCcgtcctcggcttgggccttaggtcCAGTTACTAACACGGGCTCTTTGAAAATGTTTATTCCTCTTCAGACAACCCCGTCCTCGGCTTGGCCTTAGgtccaatatatacatagaaaATGAGCTCCTGGGCCCAATACCCCTACAAACatcataataaaaatttaaaaaaaaaaatcttatattttcaataaatttcataataatttaatttgagtatgtacttctttttaaaaaaaaaatagatacgAACAAAACTCgtattataagaaaatttttatttttattgtaaatcGTATCAACAAAAATTACGTTAAGAAGTATAAACtaactttttgttattaaaatacATAGAGCAATacacaaatgaaaattttatatactcTATTAAATGATTGACAAATGAAATTAGATGatttcaagaaacaaaattattatttttttaataaaaaacatatttgaattGTGATGTTGAATTGTGACGTAAAATAGTAACTATAGGCTATAGCATTTTAACTTGTGCAGAAAAATTCACAGAATCTGTGCcagtagtttttattttactgCCTTGAAATGGCCCATAATGGAAATCAGAAGCAATAATATTAGCCTTTGAAAGCAACCAAACCCAAAGCCAAAATCAAAGCAACCCATGAAAGTGACCAATGGAACATTTACGAGTCTGGGAGTTCAACACAAACACAGTCAAACCACCATCACTGTGCACAGGCCAACAACTTTGGGAGAAACCGTGAActtttgaaaagaaagagaagaaatttaAAGAAACCCATCAAAGATTGTAACTTTGTACTACTGTCTTTAATGGCAGATTAACAAACAAGGATAGAACAATCTGAGCCCTTGGTTTAGAACGTGTGTTGCAATCTCATTGaacctttgccaacgtaccatGTGGGGCTACCCATGGTTTTAAGGCAGCTTTGGCCTAAACCATTGGCTTTTTTTTGCAATCTCCATAAAAAGTGTGACTTTAAAAAAAGTTACTTacccaagaaaagaaaaaaggacttTAAAAAGTGAcaatgaaattaaagaaatcaaatcaaatgcCAATCTTATTAGATTTGGGAGAGTCAGTTATAAAAACACGAGTGGATAATGTGAGCAGATTCATCAGTGCCCGTTGTTTTATGCTTAACCTTCATTTGTAAGCTTTTGATGAAATTACTGCAACACCCtccttatatttcttaaaatcaCGCACCTCCATAAATTAATTAACAAGGATATGAAGTTCATCTTTATTTATTCTGTAGTAAACAATAAatcaaccaaattgaaatataggtactaaaaaaaaaaaatagagcctTTTTTCATCCAATAGAGTTGTGCCCCTTTCTTTTGTTAGAAAAGAAGAGGAGAGTGCAATTCTTAGCTCTTGAAACCAGGTGTCTATACATTTGATAATTTCTCTTAAAATCCTGATATGAATTTTGTTActcaaccattaaaaaaaaagataagctTTCTAATTGAGTTGAATTGGTTAATAggattttaaatattatgatCATGTTCTCAAAATCTTCACAATATAATGTCCTTATATTCATTTTGGCTTATTAAATGATTATACCTTTGAAAAAAATCACCTACCAAAAAACTTTCAATAATTAGACACTTGGCGTGAGTTTGGATAGTGGCAAGGGAGTGTTTTTAGCATTTGCGTTTTTGGTTAGGTTCCACGGCATTGTTTACGACCtaaccaaaaacacaaaaacacgcATACCAATGTATTTTTGGGTCTCAAGGCagtattcatatatttaaaaattattttggtatAATATtatcagcaataagttttcaattttcagcaaataagtggaatccaaacacacccttgtAAGACACGAAAGGTACAACCCCATGTGTAGTTCTTGTTCATTTCTAAAGATTAGCCATAATGTTAAAAAaagttgtacttttttttttcttatacttaGTACACAAAATTCTCACTTTTGTGGAGTTTGGGAGAGATTATAGCATGGTAGGTAGTTTTATCCCCAATTTTACTTGAAGAAATTGATTCTCAAATTTAGACCCATGGCCTATTGCTTTTGATTGAAAGCACTTGCTATCACACCAAGCCCGACCTCTAAGTATatgattaaaacaaaattttaattaagtaaattataaaaatgaatgaGTGCTAGTTTAAGACTTCTTTAGCATAATCCAAAATCCATATAAAAACTAATATCCAAATTTCAGAGTAAGAAAAGGCTAATGTTATTACCCATTTTTCAATAATAGCCTCATATAACAATGAATAAGATTGGtcctatttcaaaaaataattaaacaaaagtttgaattaaattttttagtagtAAATTACACATCAAGTTACAAAGTTTGggcaataaaatttataatatctctgCCATCCTTCTTCAAAATAGCATGGAAATAACGTGATTCAATATGATTAATCTTCTTTTATAACATGCTTGGcaattgtatttaaaataaacgCACAAAACCCGGGGCAGTTTTGggaataaagataaaagaatcAACCGACATACCAGAAACCGCATTGAAGAGCCAAAACAAGTGACTGTTTCGTGAGTCCTCAAATGAAACCATCAAACACTACCAACACTAGAGAATCTGAGTCTTAGCAACAACTACTGAACTACTCCCAAACTCTTTATAAATACCAAAGCCATTCTCACAGAAACTTTCATCCAAAACCTTCATAACCTCCTCGGTTTTCTCTCTACTAACTTCATTCATTAtagtatatttttcatttactcTCTTAAAATGGCAAAAAATGTGGCTCAATCACCTCTTGAGAGGAATAACCTGGCTTCCCTTGACAACAAGTTGGCCATGGCCAAGCGCTGTTCTCATGGTATCTTTGCTTTACTTTTGTTGTAGCTCCGTGGCCTTGGGCAAATTTGAtatatgttctatttttttgggtatctCTTATTGTATGGCAGATTATGTATGTATAGGATAAAATTGATTTGAATGTGTCATGTGAGTGATCTCATAATTTTATGCATCATGAGATTCAAGTGGAGTAAATCTTTCATTGGTTGAATCCAAATTCCAAAGATATCACTGTGAAGTGGTCTTAATTATGTGATTAAGATTTAGTACTTCATAGCTCCCATAGTTCCAAATACCACTCTAGGACCTTTTCATGCTTTCAATGGATAAAGATGAGTTAACCTTTTTTATGGTGGGGGACCATTCTCATATATCCTAGATCATTGTTTTTTTCTAGACACTTTAGCTGAGTATTGCACGAAATTATTAGACGGATAATTTGACTGATCTGAAGGATGAGTTTGATGTTTTGAGAGCCATATGGAATGGTGCAATGATTATGCACACTACTAGATGATATGATAATGCACCTTTTAGCACTTCTCAAATTTTTATCTTATAGTATAAGCTGATTCTAAtcctattttcttttccaatgaATATGTAGAGGGTGTAATAGCAGGAGCTAAGGCAGCAGTTGTTGCTACTATTGCCACTGCCATTCCAACTGTAAGTCATTTTTCTCACAATTACCTCAATCTGAAAATATTtacatcttttcttttcttttctttttttcattattttactaGTACTAGCCATTGATGAAACTGTCCTTCTAGCAATCTATTTCTTAATTTCTAGTAACCCCTCAATGATCCATAATGATAAATTATAACTAGTAACCCCTCAATGATTTCCTCTATTGTAGCCTTTTCTTTACTCACATTTAGCTTTATATGCAGATGGCTAGTGTGAGGATGCTGCCTTGGGCAAGGGCTAATCTCAATCACACTGCACAAGCGCTCATAATCAGCACAGGTTACAATCATTCATGATCATCATATTATTGTGTTACTGTTCGTAATTATTATCATTGTCATTATTAATATCACTTTGTTGCTGGAAATTGTTAATGATGGCAGTGGCAGGAGCGGCATATTTCATTGTGGCTGACAAGACCGTTTTGGCAACTGCAAG
This DNA window, taken from Quercus robur chromosome 2, dhQueRobu3.1, whole genome shotgun sequence, encodes the following:
- the LOC126715342 gene encoding early nodulin-93-like — encoded protein: MAKNVAQSPLERNNLASLDNKLAMAKRCSHEGVIAGAKAAVVATIATAIPTMASVRMLPWARANLNHTAQALIISTVAGAAYFIVADKTVLATARRNSFEQISNNEA